The following proteins are co-located in the Psilocybe cubensis strain MGC-MH-2018 chromosome 5, whole genome shotgun sequence genome:
- a CDS encoding U4/U6.U5 tri-snRNP-associated protein 1, producing MSMEESISLEETNKIRISLGLKPLTDDKAPEDKDKQAEDNYAKLREKEAKEREAKKIQDKIAKVRNRRELNTALKGATLGDAEEGVDDTLQWIKRNKRKEKELAKKRQQEFENRDKEIQQDYTERDLVGLKVSHDFDEMDEGEARILTLKDSRILDNEEDELQNVEMAEEERRKQRQELKIKKRDYTGYDDDEFGENHQGLMKRSILAKYDEDIEGPRSTEFRLGSSTISNKVSQEEKKLQTAAALNKTLLNIDYAKNISTADYLQEGDVGFKKPKTKKKRPSRRVPADSELAKDSMDVDEPAAPMVRNLDANFVDDDELQAALARSRKAKLHKTKKISPEELAKKIAEERAKEEEEEKQLRIKNEDPDHEEEGGLTFDETSEFVQAVGNNPIVKPKPEPKEVKIPAAASQPTRVKSEPRDVSMADGDVALDELEAGEVRVKDEEDDDYDMGMLDDIENAIKLTEAEEEAAALNGTAVPEVGTSGEQSFSTGMASTLAILRQQGILAQPTADQLEREKTQRQRDLWLADQRRRVAQRELERLQSRGANKDQAQREYENRLREQQEARDNMEAFKNYKPDVNIVYYDEFGRALSAKEAWKALSHKFHGKGSGKMKTEKRLKKIAEEKKKEAMVSGDTPLSMNRAFQLRQEKAGQAHFVLSVGNRGAVPQASEFLDAQPLAKGKTEKTKKKKESKNAQKAADSGFMTVPAPQGNMTSNGVTPATSASASPAPRAGFSRISSAVVEAPSPGGSSVPSDRVKVAFGLGTKRKAGEEAQGSPPPKRR from the exons ATGTCCATGGAAGAGAGCATTAGCTTGGAGGAGACGAACAAGATTCGTATCTCCTTGGGTCTCAAGCCACTGACTGACGACAAGGCACCAGAGGACAAGGATAAGCAAGCAGAAGACAACTATGCCAAGCTGCGCGAAAAGGAGGCGAAGGAGAGAGAAGCAAA GAAGATTCAGGATAAAATAGCGAA GGTGCGAAATCGACGAGAACTCAATACAGCACTGAAGGGAGCAACTCTGGGTGATGCAGAAGAGGGCGTAGACGACACTTTGCAATGGATCAAGAGAAACAAGCGTAAAGAGAAAGAATTGGCCAAAAAGCGTCAGCAGGAGTTCGAGAACCGAGACAAGGAAATCCAGCAAGACTATACGGAAC GCGATCTTGTCGGTCTGAAGGTCAGCCATGACTTCGACGAAATGGACGAAGGAGAAGCTCGGATTCTTACCCTGAAAGATAGTCGGATTCTCGATAACGAAG AGGACGAGCTTCAAAATGTGGAAATGGCGGAAGAAGAGAGACGGAAACAGCGACAGGAGCTAAAAATCAAGAAACGGGATTATACAGGgtatgatgacgatgaattTGGAGAGAACCACCAGGGATTGATGAAACGGTCTATTCTCGCCAAATACGACGAAGACATCGAAGGGCCTCGCAGTACA GAATTCCGATTGGGAAGCTCCACAATCTCGAATAAAGTCTctcaagaagagaagaagctCCAGACTGCCGCTGCTTTGAATAAGACTCTATTAAATATCGACTACGCCA AGAACATATCCACCGCTGATTATCTCCAAGAAGGCGATGTCGGCTTCAAAAAACCCAAG ACCAAAAAGAAGCGCCCAAGTCGACGTGTGCCTGCAGACAGCGAATTAGCCAAGGATTCtatggatgttgatgagCCTGCTGCTCCTATGGTACGAAACCTTGATGCCAAttttgtcgacgacgacgaactGCAAGCTGCTTTAGCTCGTTCCCGAAAGGCCAAACTCCACAAAACTAAAAAGATCTCCCCAGAAGAGTTGGCGAAGAAAA TTGCTGAGGAACGGGCtaaggaggaagaggaggaaaagcAGCTGAGGATTAAGAATGAGGATCCCGACCACGAAGAGGAGGGCGGCTTGACATTTGACGAAACATCGGAGTTCGTGCAGGCCGTTGGAAACAACCCCATTGTCAAACCGAAACCCGAACCCAAAGAGGTCAAGATACCCGCAGCTGCTTCCCAACCTACACGAGTCAAGTCTGAACCACGAGACGTCTCTATGGCCGACGGAGATGTCGCCCTGGATGAGCTGGAGGCCGGAGAAGTTCGTGTcaaggatgaagaggatgatgactACGACATGGGCATGTTGGACGATATTGAGAATGCCATCAAGCTAACcgaagcagaggaagaagccgCCGCACTGAATGGCACCGCTGTACCAGAAGTCGGTACCTCTGGCGAGCAGTCCTTCAGCACCGGAATGGCTTCTACGCTCGCTATTCTCAGGCAGCAAGGAATTCTCGCCCAGCCTACCGCAGACCAATTGGAGCGAGAGAAAACCCAGAGGCAAAGAGATCTTTGGTTGGCCGATCAACGAAGACGAGTTGCCCAGCGTGAGCTGGAGCGACTGCAATCGCGTGGGGCAAATAAGGATCAGGCACAGAGAGAATACGAGAACCGGCTTCGGGAGCAGCAGGAGGCCCGAGATAATATGGAGGCCTTCAAGAATTATAAGCCAGATGTCAATATCGTCTACTATGACGAATTTGGCCGTGCGCTGTCAGCCAAGGAGGCTTGGAAGGCGCTTTCGCACAAATTCCACGGGAAAGGTTCTGGTAAAATGAAGACGGAGAAACGTTTGAAAAAGATCGctgaagagaagaagaaggaagctATGGTCAGCGGTGATACGCCTTTGAGCATGAATAGGGCCTTCCAGTTGAGACAGGAAAAAGCCGGGCAAGCCCATTTCGTCCTGTCCGTCGGAAACAGAGG AGCGGTGCCGCAGGCCAGCGAATTTTTGGATGCGCAGCCTCTCGCCAAAGGCAAAACAGAGAAGaccaaaaagaagaaggaaagcaaGAACGCGCAGAAAGCGGCGGACTCGGGCTTTATGACAGTTCCTGCTCCTCAAGGCAATATGACATCGAATGGTGTCACGCCAGCGACTTCTGCTTCAGCATCTCCTGCACCCAGGGCTGGGTTCTCGCGTATATCCTCGGCGGTTGTGGAGGCTCCTTCCCCAGGTGGATCGTCAGTGCCGTCTGATCGTGTCAAGGTCGCATTTGGCCTTGGGACGAAGAGGAAAGCTGGCGAGGAGGCACAAGGTTCTCCACCTCCCAAGCGGCGTTAA
- a CDS encoding NADH-ubiquinone oxidoreductase 9.5 kDa subunit, with protein MSAFASPFRNTYRYLQRQAHESPVIFYSVVIGAIGPVMAVVVPPIRESMGYKRAEMIPSTYPIPNRPRRPTVGYEDP; from the exons ATGTCGGCCTTCGCCTCACCGTTCCGCAATACATATCGCTATCTT CAACGTCAAGCCCATGAAAGCCCCGTCATCTTTTATTCGGTAGTTATTGGTGCTATTGGCCCTGTTATGGCCGTGGTTGTGCCACCTATCCGTGAAAGCATGGGATATAAGCGCGCGGAGATGATACCCTCTACATATCCTA TCCCTAACCGCCCAAGAAGACCGACTGTAGGATACGAGGACCCATGA
- a CDS encoding Ribonuclease H2 subunit A, which translates to MSEQIPSAPGPSTPLKSSYTYHSPTPTAAGPYILGVDEAGRGPVLGPLVYGVAYCPVSYQEEMEQLGFADSKTLNSATRSGLLDILSSDPSNLGWSVRVVSPQAISSGMLRHPPVNLNKQSEEATILLIREVLAKGIVLSEVYVDALGNTTTYEKYLSSLFPEISFTVTQKADSKFKIVGAASVAAKVTRDACVEGWYFEEKVEGKEEPSWMSAGLGSGYPSDPNTQAWLKTAMDPVFGFPKIVRFSWTTVKVILDKSAHPVKWIDEGQASLVKAFAGGSEADKGRCAVTKDLHIKSVDTL; encoded by the exons ATGTCTGAGCAAATACCTTCGGCACCTGGACCATCGACACCTCTCAAGAGTTCGTACACATATCATTCGCCGACGCCCACAGCTGCTGGTCCATATATTCTTGGGGTGGACGAAGCAGGACGAGGGCCGGTCCTAGGCCCTTTGGTGTACGGAGTCGCGTATTGTCCAGTGTCGTATCAGGAGGAAATGGAGCAGTTAGGTTTCGCAG ATTCCAAAACACTGAACTCTGCGACGCGATCTGGGTTGCTTGACATCCTCAGTTCTGATCCTTCAAATCTAGGATGGTCTGTGCGAGTGGTTAG CCCTCAAGCAATATCCAGCGGTATGCTTCGTCATCCACCAGTGAACCTCAACAAACAGTCCGAAGAGGCCACGATTCTGCTCATCCGGGAGGTCTTAGCCAAAGGCATTGTGCTTTCAGAA GTCTATGTAGATGCGCTGGGCAATACAACAACATACGAGAAATATCTTTCGTCATTATTCCCAGAAATCAGCTTCACAGTGACGCAAAAGGCCGACTCCAAGTTCAAGATTGTGGGCGCGGCCAGTGTAGCCGCGAAAGTGACAAGAGATGCATGCGTCGAAGGATGGTattttgaagaaaaggtCGAGGGAAAGGAGGAGCCATCGTGGATGTCAGCTGGTCTTGGATCCGGATACCCGTCAG ATCCTAACACACAAGCATGGCTGAAAACGGCCATGGATCCCGTCTTTGGGTTTCCAAAGATTGTACGCTTTTCATGGACGACTGTCAAAGTAATTCTTGACAAAAGTGCCCACCCTGTCAAATG GATTGACGAAGGGCAAGCTTCGTTGGTCAAGGCATTCGCAGGCGGAAGTGAAGCAGACAAAGGTCGCTGTGCTGTCACTAAAGACCTACATATCAAGAGCGTTGATACCCTCTAA